Proteins from a single region of Primulina tabacum isolate GXHZ01 chromosome 5, ASM2559414v2, whole genome shotgun sequence:
- the LOC142545437 gene encoding monooxygenase 2-like — protein sequence MAIVVLMPPKWPFCLPSSQPKAIHLTKIRSRIRSMASAEAGGVSRREDIVIVGAGIAGLATAVSLQRLGIGSVVLEQAESLRTGGTSITFFKNGWKVLDAIGVGSQLRSQYLEMQGMVMKSEDGRELRSFIFKDEDESQEVRAVERGMLLETLASQLPPNTISFSSKIKNIERSKKDETVLKLEDDSQLSAKIVIACDGTRSPVAEWMGFPDPNYVGYCAIRGIGFYPDGKPVEPKINYIYGRGVRAGYLPISSTKVYWFLCFNSPSPGPKITDPFILRQETNKLSQNWSSDLLDIIKSTPDDMFIRTPLVDRWLWPGMSPPASIGNVVLVGDAWHPMTPNLGQGACCALEDSVVLAKKLEQALKFRTISIEDAFKAYESERWPRIFPLIVRANLMGAILQLDNPLVCSLRNNFILPKLVQLGPMLEHTNFEFEPL from the exons ATGGCGATTGTGGTATTGATGCCTCCGAAATGGCCATTTTGCTTGCCTTCATCGCAGCCAAAAGCAATCCACCTCACGAAAATAAGGAGCAGAATCAGGTCCATGGCGAGTGCTGAAGCTGGTGGTGTAAGTAGAAGGGAAGATATAGTCATCGTGGGGGCTGGAATTGCTGGACTTGCTACTGCTGTTTCACTGCAAAG GTTGGGGATTGGGTCAGTGGTGCTGGAGCAGGCTGAGTCTCTGAGGACTGGAGGAACATCGATTACATTTTTCAAGAATGGATGGAAAGTGTTGGACGCTATAGGCGTGGGAAGCCAGCTGCGAAGCCAATATCTCGAAATGCAAGG GATGGTGATGAAATCAGAAGATGGAAGGGAACTACGATCCTTCATATTCAAGGATGAGGATGAAAG TCAAGAAGTTCGAGCGGTAGAGCGAGGAATGCTCTTGGAGACTCTTGCTAGCCAGCTGCCACCAAATACGATTTCATTCTCCTCTAAGattaaaaatattgaaagaaGTAAAAAGGACGAGACCGTGCTGAAGCTCGAGGATGATTCGCAGTTATCTGCTAAG ATTGTCATTGCATGTGATGGGACACGGTCTCCAGTGGCTGAGTGGATGGGCTTTCCTGATCCCAATTATGTTGGATATTGTGCTATTCGTGGCATTGGATTTTACCCTGATGGGAAACCGGTGGAgccaaaaataaattatatttatggcAGAGGTGTGCGTGCTGGCTATTTGCCAATTTCTTCCACTAAAGTGTATTGGTTTCTCTGCTTCAACAGCCCTTCACCAG GTCCAAAGATAACTGATCCTTTCATTTTGAGGCAGGAAACTAACAAATTAAGCCAAAACTGGTCGTCAGATCTTTTGGACATCATAAAATCTACTCCAGATGATATGTTCATACGAACCCCTCTGGTAGATCGTTGGTTGTGGCCTGGAATGAGCCCTCCAGCTTCAATAGGAAATGTTGTTCTTGTTGGCGATGCATGGCATCCAATGACACCAAATCTCGGGCAAGGTGCCTGTTGTGCATTGGAAGATAGCGTTGTTCTCGCCAAGAAACTTGAGCAGGCGTTAAAGTTTAGGACCATTTCTATAGAAGACGCGTTTAAGGCTTATGAAAGTGAAAGATGGCCACGAATCTTTCCATTGATCGTCCGTGCAAATCTCATGGGTGCTATACTGCAGCTGGATAACCCGTTAGTATGTTCTCTTCGAAATAATTTTATTCTACCCAAGCTTGTTCAGCTTGGACCAAT